The Chryseolinea soli nucleotide sequence CTGCTCATTCAAAAAATTGTAGAACTGGAAAAGAAGAGCAGTATCCTCGAAGTGTGGCCCAATCTTGAAGTTTTCTTTCACGGCGCCGTATCGTTCGCACCCTACCGCTCCCTTTTTCAATCGCTTATTCCCACTGAAAAAATGCAGTATTGGGAGACCTACAATGCCAGTGAAGGCTTTTTTGGGATTCAGGATCAGAAAAATTCCGAAGAGCTGTTGTTGATGCTGGACTATGGCATCTTCTACGAATTCATTCCCGCCCATGAGTTGGACAAGGAACATCCGCGTGCGCTGCGTTTGGGGGAAGTGGAGTTGGATAAAAATTATGCGATGGTCATCTCCACCAATTCGGGTCTGTGGCGCTACAACCTGGGGGATACTGTAAAGTTCACATCACTGTCGCCCTACCGGATAAAGATCACGGGACGCACCAAGCATTTCATGAATGCATTCGGCGAAGAGGTGATTGTGGAGAACGCCGAGGCGGCCATCACAAAAGCCTGCGAAGCCACCGGCGCCGTGATCGACAACTTTACGGCAGCACCGGTCTATCTCGAAGAAGGCAAGCAAGGCCGTCACGAATGGATCATTGAATTTAAAGTCGAGCCGCCAACCCTGCCGGCTTTCGCTCACGAGCTCGATGAAGCGTTGCGCTCCATCAACTCCGACTACGACGCCAAGCGCCACCACAACCTGGCACTCATCGCACCAAAGATCCACAGCGTGCGCGAAGGCACATTCTACAATTGGATGAAGCGCCGCGGAAAGTTGGGCGGTCAAAACAAGGTTCCCCGCCTTGCCAATTCACGCGAGTATGTCGACGACATCCTCAGCATGATGCGCGAATCCTGACATCAAGATTTATTTCTTCACGATGGTGTAGGTGATCTGTGTTAAGATCTCCATGGGAACGTCCATGTCTGTTGGAATCATGCCACCGGCCAGGAGGGTCATTTTACCTTTTAATGTCGAGGAAATACGTATTTCGGTGGGCCATCCTGTCTTGGCATTCACGTCTGCCTTTGTAGCTTGTTTGCCCGCCAGATCCATCTTGGCCTGAATGCCGCCCGGCATGTTCACGGTTTTGTTTTTGTCGAGGGTGGCAAAGGTCGCGTCGCCATTCACCTTCGCCGCATCGCCGGCCAGGCTGGCGAGGCTCCAGGTGTTGTTGGTTTCGATCGGAAAATCCATGGGGAAGGCATTTTTTGAGAACCAGGTGTCGCCTTGCTTAACTTTCTTGTCGGTGTAATACACCATCGCTTGTTCCAGGCTGTTCTTCAGTGATTTTTTTCCCATCATTTGCTCCATGACAATTTTCATTTGCGCCAAGGTAGCCTCATCCAGGCCGAGGTCGTTCATGCCGGTCCAGAGGTTGTCTGAATTTTCTACTTCCACGATCCCCTGTTTGCTGATGCTGACCAGGACAACCTTGTTCATCATCGATTTCAAAACTTTATTCTCCGCGTTTTCGCTATCGCCTTCCGTGTCCATCGCCTTTTCACCCATAACCGATTTGAGGCTGGACTTTAGTTTCAAAAATTGCATCTCCAGCTTTGCTCCCGTTTCGGTGACAGCAGTCACTTTATATTTCATTTGTCCCGAGATCAAATTTTCAGCAACCTGGTCCATGCCCATAATGGTCTGCTTAATGGTTTGATTTGTGGTTTGATTCAGCGTGTATTCGTCGCCCACTTTAAAAACATATTCCAACTTCACATCCTTCGCCGGAAACGTAAAGGCCGACGCTGCCAGAATTATCAAAACGAAACCAAGTCTTCTCATTTGTAAAAAATTTATATAGGATAACGAATTACGATAAAAATAGCATTCAAAACTATCCCCCAAAGGGTCCATAGAAACATTAACCAAACAGGTCCTGAAAAACTTCCGTCAGTTTCCCGAATGACTTGACGACAATTTTTGTGTTCTTCAACCCAATCGCCTTCTGGCTATATTTTGAAATATAGATTTCCTGAAAGCCCAGCTTCTCCGCTTCGGAGATGCGCTGGTCAATTTTGTTTACCGCCCGCAGCTCGCCACCCAATCCGACCTCGGCCGCAAAACAAATTTTATCGGATATGGAGATCTCCTCCATCGACGAGATGATGGAGATGCACACTGCCAGGTCAATGGCCGGGTCTTCCACTTTAATGCCACCCGCCATGTTGAGAAAAACATCCTGTGTGCCCATGCGAAAGCCGCAGCGTTTTTCGAGCACGGCCAGCAGCATGTTCAAACGCTTCTGATCAAAACCGGTAGGCGTACGCTGCGGTGTGCCATAGGACGCCGGACTTACCAGCGATTGTATTTCGATGAGCAGGGGCCGGTTGCCTTCAATGGTTGCACCAATGGTGACGCCACTGATGGGTCCGTCTTTTTGTGATATGAGTATTTCGGAAGGATTGCTCACCTCGCGCAATCCCGTGCCCAACATTTCATAGATGCCGATCTCCGACGTGGAACCGAAGCGATTCTTGGTCGTTCGCAAAATGCGATAGGCCAAATGGCGGTCACCTTCAAATTGCAGTACGGTGTCGACCATGTGCTCCAGGACTTTGGGGCCGGCCAGGATGCCGTCTTTCGTGATGTGACCGATCAGAAATACGGGCGTGGCCGTTTCCTTGGCAAACTTCATCAACTCGCCCGTGCATTGCCGCACTTGCCCGATGCTGCCGGCAGTGGAATCCAGTTGTGCCGAATGCAATGTTTGAATGGAGTCGATGATCAGGACGTCGGGCTCTACGGTTTCGATCGCTAAAAAAATGCTCTTCGTGTTGGTCTCTGTCAGGATATAAAAGTTCTCCGATGTGCTGCCCAATCGTTCGGCGCGCATCTTGATCTGCTGTTCGCTTTCCTCGCCTGACACATAGAGCACCCGTTGCTTTTTCAACAGCAAGCCCACTTGCAACATGAGCGTGGATTTGCCAATACCAGGCTCGCCTCCGATGAGTACGAGCGATCCCGGAACAATGCCGCCACCCAATACCCGGTTTAGTTCTTCATCGATGGAGTGGATGCGGATCTCCTCCGTGGATTCAATTTCGTTTAGCGTCTTTGCCTTTATGGCCTTGGACCGCGTCGACTCCTGACGCCACTCTGTTTTGGGGCCTTCGTCTTTTGTGATCACTTCCTCCACGAACGTGTTCCAGGCGCTGCACGAAGGACATTTTCCAAGCCATTTGGCCGACTCGTAGCCACAGGATTGACAAAAAAAGGTTGTTTTAGTTTTCGCCATGTTGGGGTGTAAACTTACTAAAGTATCCCAGGTGAAAAGTAGAAATATTTTAATTGAATAATTTTTTTAATCTTGCATTTTCTAAACCTAAAAGTTACATGAAATCGTTGTTTTCGGGACTATTTGTCCTTGTTGTGTGCACTGTCTACGCACAAAAATCGCCCATCAAATTTGGCGTAATTCCCCAAGAAGATCTTAAAATGACAACCTACGCAGAGGATACGTCTGCCGCGGCGGTTATTCTCGCGGACTATGGCTCGGCCTACATTGACATCAATACCGGTGGCGCCTCTCTGGTCTACGAACGCCACAGACGCATCAAAATCTTAAAAAAGGAAGGTTTGCATTGGGCCGATGTGGCCGTTGCCTTGTATCAATCCGGCAGCAATGAGGAACATCTCTCGCGGTTGAAAGCGACTACCTATAACCTGGAGAATGGAAAAATAGTAGAGACCGAAATCGAAAAGTCCGGCATGTTCAAAGAGAAGCGTAGCCGCAACATAAACCTGCAAAAATTCACGTTGCCAAATGTGAAAGTAGGATCCGTCATCGAATACAGCTACACCCTCAATTCCGATTTTCTCGCGTCCTTCCCGAACTGGCAATTTCAGTATAGCGTCCCCGTTCGTTGGAGCGAATACTGGGCCGCTTTGCCTGACTTCTTCGTTTTCGAAAAATACATGCAAGGCTATCTTGCTCCCTCACTGTATGAGGTGAAAAACACGTCGAAAGATAACTACCAGGAAGCCCGTCATCATTGGGTTTCCAAGAATGTGCCTGCCTTTAAAGAGGAACCCTTTATGACCTGCGAAGACGATTATGTTTCGAAAGTAAACATGGCCCTTTCTCACGTCACGTTTCCAGGTCAAATGGTACAAGAGATTATGGGAAGCTGGAAAGGCCTGAACGACAAATTGGTCGACAGCGACGACTTTGGCAAAGTGATCTCCGGGTCAGGATTCTTAAAAACGAAAGCAAAAGAACTCACCGCCGGCATGACCGACCCTACGCAAAAGGTAACGGCCATCTTCAACTACGTGCAGCAGACCCTGGAATGGGATGGCACTGCAGACAAGTATCCCGACAACCTGAAGAAGGTATTCGACGACAAAAAAGGTACTGCCGCGGACATCAACTTTGTGGTGGCCGCGATGTTGGAAAAAGTGGACGTGCCCGCCGACATGGTTCTGCTAAGCACGCGCGATCATGGTTTCATCCGTCAGCAATACCCGATGAGCGAGCAATTGAATTATGCGATCGTATCGGTCATACTCGGCGATA carries:
- a CDS encoding DUF6263 family protein is translated as MRRLGFVLIILAASAFTFPAKDVKLEYVFKVGDEYTLNQTTNQTIKQTIMGMDQVAENLISGQMKYKVTAVTETGAKLEMQFLKLKSSLKSVMGEKAMDTEGDSENAENKVLKSMMNKVVLVSISKQGIVEVENSDNLWTGMNDLGLDEATLAQMKIVMEQMMGKKSLKNSLEQAMVYYTDKKVKQGDTWFSKNAFPMDFPIETNNTWSLASLAGDAAKVNGDATFATLDKNKTVNMPGGIQAKMDLAGKQATKADVNAKTGWPTEIRISSTLKGKMTLLAGGMIPTDMDVPMEILTQITYTIVKK
- a CDS encoding DUF3857 domain-containing protein gives rise to the protein MTTYAEDTSAAAVILADYGSAYIDINTGGASLVYERHRRIKILKKEGLHWADVAVALYQSGSNEEHLSRLKATTYNLENGKIVETEIEKSGMFKEKRSRNINLQKFTLPNVKVGSVIEYSYTLNSDFLASFPNWQFQYSVPVRWSEYWAALPDFFVFEKYMQGYLAPSLYEVKNTSKDNYQEARHHWVSKNVPAFKEEPFMTCEDDYVSKVNMALSHVTFPGQMVQEIMGSWKGLNDKLVDSDDFGKVISGSGFLKTKAKELTAGMTDPTQKVTAIFNYVQQTLEWDGTADKYPDNLKKVFDDKKGTAADINFVVAAMLEKVDVPADMVLLSTRDHGFIRQQYPMSEQLNYAIVSVILGDKALLLDATEKYLPMGILPERCLNGDGLVISKTRHGWMEIKPKAKSRTSINSELVINAEGELKGKMSFSYDGYAAQKLRKDYFKKGETDYLKEFLSDKTWEVEKSEFQNIKEIDKAPKQLHELVIREHATTAGDVIYLNPMLSEQLTDNIFKTEKREYPVDFGKPVEQTYMARFTLPENYVVDEMPKPKVVTLPNNAAKYTYNVTQVGNVVSVVSMLQINKSLFVQEEYPHLRELYNLVIAKQAEQIVLKKK
- a CDS encoding GH3 auxin-responsive promoter family protein; protein product: MGLINSILTWVMQKRIHQIELFIKYPIEVQDELLKKLIQTARFTEFGQQYDFGSIQTYDQFRERIPIHTYEETYPYIERLMKGEQNILWPSEIKWFSKSSGTTNARSKFIPVSQEALEDCHFKGGKDLLSIYVNNFPETKLFDGKGLAVGGSHQINELDPSASSYYGDVSAVIMQNLPPWAQFIRTPSLETALMGNWEEKIEKLARETAKTNVTNIAGVPTWTVLLIQKIVELEKKSSILEVWPNLEVFFHGAVSFAPYRSLFQSLIPTEKMQYWETYNASEGFFGIQDQKNSEELLLMLDYGIFYEFIPAHELDKEHPRALRLGEVELDKNYAMVISTNSGLWRYNLGDTVKFTSLSPYRIKITGRTKHFMNAFGEEVIVENAEAAITKACEATGAVIDNFTAAPVYLEEGKQGRHEWIIEFKVEPPTLPAFAHELDEALRSINSDYDAKRHHNLALIAPKIHSVREGTFYNWMKRRGKLGGQNKVPRLANSREYVDDILSMMRES
- the radA gene encoding DNA repair protein RadA — encoded protein: MAKTKTTFFCQSCGYESAKWLGKCPSCSAWNTFVEEVITKDEGPKTEWRQESTRSKAIKAKTLNEIESTEEIRIHSIDEELNRVLGGGIVPGSLVLIGGEPGIGKSTLMLQVGLLLKKQRVLYVSGEESEQQIKMRAERLGSTSENFYILTETNTKSIFLAIETVEPDVLIIDSIQTLHSAQLDSTAGSIGQVRQCTGELMKFAKETATPVFLIGHITKDGILAGPKVLEHMVDTVLQFEGDRHLAYRILRTTKNRFGSTSEIGIYEMLGTGLREVSNPSEILISQKDGPISGVTIGATIEGNRPLLIEIQSLVSPASYGTPQRTPTGFDQKRLNMLLAVLEKRCGFRMGTQDVFLNMAGGIKVEDPAIDLAVCISIISSMEEISISDKICFAAEVGLGGELRAVNKIDQRISEAEKLGFQEIYISKYSQKAIGLKNTKIVVKSFGKLTEVFQDLFG